From Montipora foliosa isolate CH-2021 chromosome 6, ASM3666993v2, whole genome shotgun sequence, a single genomic window includes:
- the LOC138008807 gene encoding uncharacterized protein — protein sequence MSWDEMQSNLNVDDLPQTGLQHCEATTKARSLNLTPSSHGMAIKEVDVLIIGSGPLGCTFARKLHEKGRSIFMIDAGAKLSETPGWHLKNSYLYQRNINEFTGVIQGHLHTISVPVDKNATPCLDPGAYKVDLDEYKGFVANNENPEQNPYDNLPAASATYAVGGMATHWTACTPRENPTIERSPLFTDQEWDEMYKEAETILKTNQNMFDDTKIDQPGGGAPYGVTHFIRNTLVRNTLRSTFPHLKKKEAIPQYLPLAGVRRKDAPEFITWSGADTVLGEDMLKALKKGDRFELQEMWQCVKLIYRDSGRGIQKVAYAEVRDLLSKNSYYICANTYVIAAGAVLTPQILFNSGIRPTALGHYLCYQPKAYCQVILLQSIVDSIMEHPKWRKMVEEYRETHPDDPIPIPPTDPLPQCWIPVSEGRPWHCQVHRDAFAYGKVPPNIDSRLVVELRWFAKMEPRFENCVEFSTKDDNKDTFGLPQPIFKVKLSKEEGATSHLMMEDMLVAAKSLGGFLPGSEPTFQKPGSALHITGTCRMGTSQEDSVVDIHSKVWGYDNLYLGTCGVIPTGTACNPTLTAMAIAIKACEGIPGKPDS from the exons ATGAGTTGGGATGAAATGCAGAGTAATCTTAACGTCGATGATTTGCCGCAAACAGGACTTCAG CACTGCGAGGCAACAACGAAAGCAAGGTCCCTTAATTTAACTCCAAG CTCACACGGGATGGCTATAAAGGAAGTCGATGTGTTGATTATTGGCTCTGGACCACTTGGTTGCACATTTGCAAGAAAACTCCACGAGAAAGGACGAAGCATTTTCATGATCGACGCTGGAGCAAAGCTTTCCGAGACTCCAGGCTGGCATTTGAAAAATTCTTATTTGTATCAACGCAACATCAATGAGTTTACTGGCGTGATACAGGGTCACTTGCATACTATTTCAGTGCCTGTTGATAAAAATGCCACACCCTGCCTTGACCCTGGTGCATACAAAGTGGATCTTGACGAGTACAAAGG ATTTGTTGCTAACAATGAGAATCCAGAGCAAAATCCTTATGACAATCTTCCAGCTGCTTCGGCAACTTATGCTGTAGGGGGAATGGCCACTCATTGGACAGCATGCACTCCACGGGAAAACCCGACAATTGAACGAAGTCCGCTTTTCACCGATCAAGAATGGGACGAAATGTACAAGGAGGCTGAAACTATTctgaaaaccaatcagaacatGTTCGACGATACTAAAATCGATCAGCCCGGAGGTGGAGCGCCTTACGGCGTCACTCACTTCATCCGTAATACCCTTGTGAGGAATACTCTACGTTCTACCTTCCCACATCTCAAGAAGAAAGAAGCTATACCACAGTACCTTCCGCTTGCTGGAGTAAGACGTAAGGACGCTCCAGAGTTTATTACATGGAGTGGTGCAGACACAGTGCTTGGTGAAGACATGCTAAAGGCACTCAAGAAGGGAGACCGTTTTGAGTTACAG GAAATGTGGCAGTGCGTAAAACTGATCTACCGCGACTCTGGCCGTGGTATCCAAAAGGTTGCCTATGCTGAGGTTAGGGACCTTCTCAGCAAGAATAGCTATTACATTTGTGCTAATACATATGTTATAGCAGCAGGGGCCGTCCTCACACCACAAATCCTATTCAACTCTGGGATTAGGCCAACTGCCTTGGGTCATTACCTCTGTTATCAGCCAAAGGCTTACTGTCAGGTGATACTGCTCCAGAGCATCGTGGACAGCATTATGGAACATCCGAAATGGAGAAAAATGGTGGAAGAATATCGAGAAACTCACCCCGATGATCCCATACCTATTCCGCCCACGGACCCACTACCCCAG TGTTGGATTCCGGTGTCTGAAGGCCGTCCCTGGCACTGCCAAGTGCATCGCGATGCCTTTGCCTATGGGAAAGTGCCTCCGAACATAGATTCACGCCTCGTTGTCGAATTGAGATGGTTTGCAAAAATGGAACCGCGCTTTGAGAACTGCGTCGAGTTTAGCACCAAAGATGACAACAAGGACACGTTTGGGCTGCCTCAACCCATCTTCAAGGTGAAGCTGAGCAAGGAAGAAGGTGCTACTTCTCATTTGATGATGGAGGACATGCTTGTGGCTGCTAAAAGCCTCGGAGGCTTCCTGCCAGGATCTGAACCAACTTTTCAAAAACCTGGATCAGCTTTGCATATCACT GGCACCTGTCGCATGGGAACGAGTCAGGAAGACAGTGTAGTGGACATCCATTCAAAAGTATGGGGCTATGATAATCTCTACCTTGGAACATGTGGGGTCATCCCCACTGGAACTGCCTGCAACCCTACCCTCACAGCCATGGCTATTGCAATTAAGGCCTGCGAGGGCATTCCTGGAAAACCCGATTCTTAA